Part of the Methanofollis sp. genome, GACGGGCAGGCGCTCGTCGCCCTGAGACGCGAGGCGCTCGGTTTCGTCTTTCAGAACTACAACCTCATCCCCACGATGACGGCGCAGGAGAACGTGGAGTATCCCCTGCTCTTCAACTACCAGACACGGTCTGTCAGGGAGGAAAGTGCCCTGAAACTCCTCGACCTGGTGGGCCTTGGCAACCGGACGAGCCACTACCCGCGCGAGATGAGCGGGGGCGAGCAGCAGCGGGTGGCGATCGCCCGCGCCCTTGTCGGGAACCCGTCGATCGTCCTTGCCGACGAGCCGACCGGGAACCTGGACTCGAAGACGAGCGACGGGATCTTCGAGTTGATGCGCACGGTGAACAGGGAGAGGGAGACGACCTTCCTGATCGTCACCCATGAACGGGAACTCGGAAAGCGGGCCGACCGTTCCATAGAACTCCTCGACGGGAGGGTGATTTCATCATGAAAATGGAGAAATTTCTTGAGTACCTGAAGATTTCGGCACGGCAGGTGTCGCGGAAACGGATGCGCGTGCTGCTGACCGCCCTCGGCATCGCGATCGGTGTCGCGGCAGTGGTGGGGACAGTCTCCCTCGGGGAAGGGATCCGCTACCAGGCGGTGGAGGCGATCAAGGACCAGACAGACCTGACCCTCATCGAGGCGACGGCCGATATGCGGGGGGGGACGCTCCAGTTGATCACCCCGGCGAAGATCGACGAAATTTCGAGTCTATCGCATATAGGGGCGTCTTCGGCGATTGTCAGGGGCGCCTATGCGACAAAACGACAGACCTATCTCGGGGTCGTGGGCGTGGACCCGGGCGGTATCGGCGGGGTGATCCAGCCGAAGTACCTTAAAGGAGTACCTTTCGAGGCCGGGACGCGGCAGGCTGTCCTCGGTCACGACCTTGCCGAGTCCCTCCAGCGGTACGAAGGGATACGCCTGGGCGACACGATCCCGATCCTGGTCCGCGAGTACGACGAGAGCGGCATGCCCGTCGACACCGAGGTGGACTTCACCCTTGTCGGCGTCCTGCAGGAGCGGGACGACCAGTTCGACCAGGTGATGCTCATCGACCGCGGTGTCGCGCAGGAACTCCGCGGCGATGCGGCGTCGTTCGACGGCGTCCTTGTCAGGGTTGATAGTCCTGATACGGTCTTCTCCGTCGTGGACGGGATCAAGGGTCTCGGGCTCACCGCCACCGGAGCGTTCGAGCAGATCGAGTCGGTGAACAAACTTATGGACGTGGTCGTCCTGCTCCTTGCGTTCTTTGCGGGCGTGGCCCTGATCGTGGGGGCGCTGATGATCATGAACACGATGATCACGTCGGTCTTCGAACGGACCCGGGAGATCGGGATCACGATGGCCGTCGGTGCGTCGTCGGGCGACGTGGTCAGGCTCATCCTCTATGAGTGCCTGTTTATCGGCCTGATCGGCGGGGTGCTCGGGGACCTGCTCGGCATCGCTTTTGCGGGTGCGATCAATCTCGTCGGGAAACCGTTCATCATCGCGCAACTCGGCGACACCTTTGCCACGTTTGCCGATACCGATATCACCATGGTCACGCCCGGGATTCTCCTGCTCGGCATCGTCATCGCCATCGCCCTCTCCCAGATCTCGGGTTTCTATCCGGCGTTGAAGGCGGCAAAACTCGATCCCGTGGCGGCGATCAGGACGGGGGTGTAAAGATGGCCCCTATGGAAAGAGCGGCGTGTCTTCTCCTCCTCCTGCTCCTGTTGCCCGTCTGTGCGGCCGCAGACCAGTACGTGGGCGGGATCCCGCTCACGACCGTCGAAGACGGCGTCGTGTCCGGGGGGGTCTATGTACGCTCCTTCGTCGGCAAGGCGAACGAGCGTGACGTCTCGGAGACGTTCACCCTCCCGGAGTACACGACGGTCAAATGGGCCCGCCTCTATACCTCCGTCTACTGCGGCCATATGCAGAACAACTACGAACACCGGGCGACCGTCCAGTTCGACGGCGGCAGCGGCATGCGGACGCTGGGCGTCGAAGACCTGCGGGTGCCGTACTCCTTCCCGATCGATGAGGGAACAGGGCCGGTCGCGGTGAACGATCACTGCAACCGTGTGACGAGCGACTACCTGATGTGGTACGACGTCACCGACGCCATCAGGAAAGGAACGGTGACGGCCCATGTGAAGACCGAACAGCCCGAAGGGTTCAAGGGTACTTTCGACGGCAGGATCAAGATCGTCACCCTGGTCGTCGCCTACGATGATGGTGACGGTGACGAAGTGTATTACTGGGTGAACCAGGGCCACGATGTCCATTCGTACTATGTCGAGGAGTACCTCGGCGAGACGTACGAGGGCGAGACGACTTTTGACACCGCTGTTCTCCCCGAAGACGACGAACGGGAGTATGCGGCGGATCTTTCGATCGTCCACATGGCGAGTCAGGTCGGAGAGTTTTCTTTCAATGACGAGGATCTCGATGCAGATCCATCCCAGGGGGCCTATTCCGGATACCAGACCTGGGACGTCACCGCCGAGATCTCGCCGGAGAAGAGCAGCGAACTCACCTACACCCGCGACCTGAGCGTCTCCGGGAGCGGTGGGGGATATCTGGGTGCGTTCTTCAAGATCCCGCTGGCCGTTCTCACGGTGAAGTATCCTGAGAAGGATGTCGGGGGCCTCGCGGTGACCTCGTCCCCTGCCGGTGCGACGATCGTCCTTGACGACGAACAGACCTCGCGGGTCACGAATGCGACGATCAACGGCATCGCCGCGGGAGACCACATGGTCAGGGTCGAACTGGACCGGTACCGCATCCCCGACGACCGCTCCGTCGAGGTGAAGAAGGGTGCGAATACTACGGTCCACTTTGATCTCCAGCCGATCACCGGGAGCATCGAGGTGACGTCCGAGCCGTCGGGGGCGTGGGTGTACCTCGACGGCGGGGGATATAATAATCAGAATATGTCGGTTCAGACGCCGGCGACCCTGGACGGTCTCATCATCGGGGAATATACGGTAGAGGCACGTCTGAACGGTCAATGTTCATATAAGACCGTGCCTGTCCTGGAGGACGAGACAGCTGTCGTGGACCTGGTGTTCGGGTCGTCCGGGGGCGATTCGGATGGCTCCATACCCGACTACGGCTATACCGGGATGCCGCTGAAGACGTACCAGACCGGGACGCTCCATGGGAATGTCTCGTATTATGAGTTCAGCAGTTATACCGGCCTTATCCATGCCGGAGAGAGCAGGGAGTTTTCCATCGATATTCCCTCGAATGATACGGTCGGGCTGGCCAGACTGTACATCTATACGACGTGGGGGCATGACGAGACGCTCAAGAAAGGAACGGAGCAGAGGATCACCCTGAAGGTCGACGGTATTGTTTTCCCGGCAGACAGGGTGTACGGCGACAGGAAAAACGAGGGGGTCTATGATTATCTCCTGGAAACCTTCGCCTATAATGTGACCTGCATGAAGGGCGGCGTGGCGGGTACGCATACGGTGACGGTCACGAACGACGGGCGGAAGGACGACGTCTTCGCGACCTACGGTGTCGGCGTCCTTGTCGTCACCGAGGATCCGGCCCTCCCCGAGATTACCTACTGGATCGATGAAGGTTCCGATACCCTCTATGCGAACCCCGACTTCGGGACGACGAACGACGACTGCATCACGACGGCACCGTTCAACGGCACGGTCGTTCTCTCCGGGATCGGGACTGCCCGGCTGATTCTCATATCGACGGCAGCGTCGGGAGAGGATAACGACGAGCACAGGATCACATTCAACGACGGCGAGTGGTTCAATCTCCTCACCGGCGGTTCGTCGGCGATCAGCGTCGCAGAACTGGATGTCAGGCCCTATCTTGTGACGTCGGGAAACCTGGCCGGGATCCAGAGTTACATCACCACGACGAAGGGCGACTATATGGAGAACAGGGGTGCCGTCCTGGTCGTCAGAAAGGGAGGTGCCGTGGCCGGCAACGAGACCACGGTGAGCGAGACCGAGACGGCCACAGTGAAGAGGCCGTCCGCCGGGAGCAACACGCGGGTCGCGCTCAACGAGTCGGGAGGACGTCTGGGTGCGACGCGTCTCCTCTCCGATGACGGCACTTTCGAAGTTTTTATTCCCGAGGGAACGGTGATCACCGATGATGCGGGGAAACGCGTCACGGTGCTGACGCTGAAATCGTCGTGGGTCGGCGATAACTGGTCCTGTACGATCGGGGATGCGGATCTGCAGACTGACATTTCCCTTCTGCTGGTCGTCCATACGGGCCGCCTCAACCTCTCCGGCACCTTCGGTCTCCTCGGGCCTGATGGGCACACCGTCGAGACGACGTCCGAGGAGAGCGATCTTTCTGCCAGGATTACGCGGGGCGGCGTCTATACCCTGGTGCCCGGCGGCAAGGAACAGCCTGAAAAGACTTTCGCGGATCAGGTGTCCGATTTCTTCGGGGGCGTCGTCACGGCTATTCTTGGCATCTTCGGCGTCCATGCCGAAGAGAAGGTCGTGTCGGTGGAGAGGAACGAAACTGTGCCGACGGTAGTCGAGACGATTGCCCCTGCCGCGACCGAAACGCCGGTCGATATATCCTCGATGACGTTTGCGGTCTCGCTTCTTTCGAACCCGCCGGGGGCCCTGGTCGATCTCGACGGGGAGTATCTCGGGAAGACGACGCCGGTGACGATCACGGCCGCCGGGGGAGATCATGTGGTGAGGATGAGGCTGGAAGGTGCCGATCCCGTGGAAAAGACGATCCATCTTGCACATGACGACGAACTTGCCCTCGATTTCGAGACGATTGGGGGCCAGCAGTTCGATCTCGATTCGTTACGTGCGTGGGACGCGAACCGGTACGGCGGGGTGTATGTTGACTCCTTCCCTGAGGGGGCCGAGATCTATGTGGACGGCAAGAAGACGGGAAGAAAGACGCCGTGGCTGGCGTACGGGTTGAAGGAGGGCCTGCACACGATTAAAGTGAAACTGGGCAAGGTGGAGTTTGCATCTGAAAAAGAAAGTGTATGGGTGCATAAAAATGCCGTCTCCTCGGTGACGTTCACCACCGGTCCGGAGGGGATCGCGTGTTCGATCTCCGTGGATTCGAATGGTCTCTCAGGATGCCCGTTCTCGGTGAAAGGCAGATATCTCGGGTATAAACTCCCGAAGAAGGTCGAGGTCGGCGGCGGGATCAACAGGTATGTCACGGTGTGCGTGAACGGGAGTTATATCTCGGAAAAAGTCTCGGATTTCATGGCATCAAACGGGACCCTGACGATCAGGAAGGATGTGCCGACGCCGTGTTCGGTCATGGTCGCCTCGAAACCTGTGGGAGCCGATATTTTTGTCGACGGGTTTGCGACGGGTGTTGCCACGCCCTATTGCATCGAAAATCTTTCCCCGGGGCGGCACCTGATCTCGGTCTCGAAACCAGGATATGCCCCGGCAGAGCGGACTGTCATGCTGGTGGGTGCGGCAACGTCTGGGCCGAGTGCGAACGTCGACCTGAGGATGGTCCCCTATGCGTACGGGTCGTTGACAGTTGACAGCACGTCGCCAGGTGCGAAGATCTACCTGTTTGGCAAGGATACCGGGGAGAAGACGCCGTTTTCGTTCTATTACATCCCGATCGGGTCGTACGACGTGAAGGTGGTGAGCAAGGACGGGTCGAAGACGGTTGAGGACGTGGTGGTGGAGCCGTATACGAATACCGAATGCCGTGTGGACCTTTCAAAACAGTGAATTTTTGATCCATTTACCCCTTTTTTTGCGGAGGCGGTTCGGTCATCCCGTACGTTTCGTATGCTCCGCATTCCGTGCCGTTTATCTCAATTTTTTCACTAATTGTAATACCAAATATAATAATAATAATCTGA contains:
- a CDS encoding ABC transporter ATP-binding protein, coding for MNIVMETHGLTKAYTDQVVALRDVNIALEKGEFVTLLGRSGSGKSTLMNILGGLDSPTAGDVVVNGKRINFEDGQALVALRREALGFVFQNYNLIPTMTAQENVEYPLLFNYQTRSVREESALKLLDLVGLGNRTSHYPREMSGGEQQRVAIARALVGNPSIVLADEPTGNLDSKTSDGIFELMRTVNRERETTFLIVTHERELGKRADRSIELLDGRVISS
- a CDS encoding ABC transporter permease, which translates into the protein MKMEKFLEYLKISARQVSRKRMRVLLTALGIAIGVAAVVGTVSLGEGIRYQAVEAIKDQTDLTLIEATADMRGGTLQLITPAKIDEISSLSHIGASSAIVRGAYATKRQTYLGVVGVDPGGIGGVIQPKYLKGVPFEAGTRQAVLGHDLAESLQRYEGIRLGDTIPILVREYDESGMPVDTEVDFTLVGVLQERDDQFDQVMLIDRGVAQELRGDAASFDGVLVRVDSPDTVFSVVDGIKGLGLTATGAFEQIESVNKLMDVVVLLLAFFAGVALIVGALMIMNTMITSVFERTREIGITMAVGASSGDVVRLILYECLFIGLIGGVLGDLLGIAFAGAINLVGKPFIIAQLGDTFATFADTDITMVTPGILLLGIVIAIALSQISGFYPALKAAKLDPVAAIRTGV
- a CDS encoding DUF3344 domain-containing protein, which produces MAPMERAACLLLLLLLLPVCAAADQYVGGIPLTTVEDGVVSGGVYVRSFVGKANERDVSETFTLPEYTTVKWARLYTSVYCGHMQNNYEHRATVQFDGGSGMRTLGVEDLRVPYSFPIDEGTGPVAVNDHCNRVTSDYLMWYDVTDAIRKGTVTAHVKTEQPEGFKGTFDGRIKIVTLVVAYDDGDGDEVYYWVNQGHDVHSYYVEEYLGETYEGETTFDTAVLPEDDEREYAADLSIVHMASQVGEFSFNDEDLDADPSQGAYSGYQTWDVTAEISPEKSSELTYTRDLSVSGSGGGYLGAFFKIPLAVLTVKYPEKDVGGLAVTSSPAGATIVLDDEQTSRVTNATINGIAAGDHMVRVELDRYRIPDDRSVEVKKGANTTVHFDLQPITGSIEVTSEPSGAWVYLDGGGYNNQNMSVQTPATLDGLIIGEYTVEARLNGQCSYKTVPVLEDETAVVDLVFGSSGGDSDGSIPDYGYTGMPLKTYQTGTLHGNVSYYEFSSYTGLIHAGESREFSIDIPSNDTVGLARLYIYTTWGHDETLKKGTEQRITLKVDGIVFPADRVYGDRKNEGVYDYLLETFAYNVTCMKGGVAGTHTVTVTNDGRKDDVFATYGVGVLVVTEDPALPEITYWIDEGSDTLYANPDFGTTNDDCITTAPFNGTVVLSGIGTARLILISTAASGEDNDEHRITFNDGEWFNLLTGGSSAISVAELDVRPYLVTSGNLAGIQSYITTTKGDYMENRGAVLVVRKGGAVAGNETTVSETETATVKRPSAGSNTRVALNESGGRLGATRLLSDDGTFEVFIPEGTVITDDAGKRVTVLTLKSSWVGDNWSCTIGDADLQTDISLLLVVHTGRLNLSGTFGLLGPDGHTVETTSEESDLSARITRGGVYTLVPGGKEQPEKTFADQVSDFFGGVVTAILGIFGVHAEEKVVSVERNETVPTVVETIAPAATETPVDISSMTFAVSLLSNPPGALVDLDGEYLGKTTPVTITAAGGDHVVRMRLEGADPVEKTIHLAHDDELALDFETIGGQQFDLDSLRAWDANRYGGVYVDSFPEGAEIYVDGKKTGRKTPWLAYGLKEGLHTIKVKLGKVEFASEKESVWVHKNAVSSVTFTTGPEGIACSISVDSNGLSGCPFSVKGRYLGYKLPKKVEVGGGINRYVTVCVNGSYISEKVSDFMASNGTLTIRKDVPTPCSVMVASKPVGADIFVDGFATGVATPYCIENLSPGRHLISVSKPGYAPAERTVMLVGAATSGPSANVDLRMVPYAYGSLTVDSTSPGAKIYLFGKDTGEKTPFSFYYIPIGSYDVKVVSKDGSKTVEDVVVEPYTNTECRVDLSKQ